TTTCTTCACCATGCCCTCGTTTGCCGGCCGGGCAGCTTTGGAGGAGACACCCGGTTTAACCGTTCCTCCCGCTCGCACCCTCCCCCTCCCGGCCCAGTCTGCGGAGGCGCGCCTTCCTGCCCGCCCCGAGTTCGGGGGCTGCTGCCGCGGAAGCGTTCCGTTTCGCTCCGGAGGCCCCCAGGCGTGGAGCTGCGAAGGCATCGTTAGCGTCTGGCGCTTCTGAGCTCTGGTGGGCGAGGATCTGCGTGTTTCCTCCAGCGGGGGAGGACGGACAGCGGAGGCGGAGGCCGAGGCAGTTTTGAGCCCTAGGCCCGGCCGCCGGGGACCGGGGAGACGCGCCCAGCATTCGCCATCCGGGGCGCGTGTGGTCCTCTTGGGACCTCGCCGGCGACCCGTAGCTCGGGCACGCGCCTGTCGCAGCCCGCAGGAAGGAGGGGGTCCGGCCTGAGGCCCGGGGCGGCGGCCGCCATGGAGATCGCCTCGGCCCAGGGCCGGCGCATGGGGCCTCGGGGGCGGCCCTGACCGCCCTCCTCCCTGCCCGGGCCGGGTCGCGGACGTGCCCCCTGCGGCGTTCGGCCACCTCTGCGTCTCCGCCCTCCCCGGGCCGCGCTGCTGCCTgggcgcggcggcggcgacggcgcCCTGTTGAATGGGCTGTGAGGGCCCAGGTTGGAAGCGCTGGCGAACGCGGCCTCCGGGGGCGCAAGGCAGCAGCAGCGGTGGCGACCAAACGGGTGTTGGAGTTGGCGGCGGCCATGGAGGGCCTGGCTGGCTATGTATACAAGGCGGCCAGCGAGGGCAAGGTGTTGACCCTGGCCGCCTTGCTTCTCAACCGGTCTGAAAGCGACATCCGCTATCTGCTGGGCTATGTCAGCCAGCAGGGAGGGCAGCGCTCCACGCCCCTCATCATCGCAGCCCGCAATGGGCACGCCAAGGTGGTGCGTTTGCTGTTAGAACATTACCGGGTGCAGACTCAGCAGACTGGCACCGTCCGCTTCGACGGGTAGGTACATCCCAAGCCCCCTCCCACGAGCCCGGACCCACCACCTCACTGGTCCTTCCCTCCTTCACTCTCTCCCCACAGAGGTATCACTTCTTCCCTTTTGTGCATCCTCCTGCCGCATGAATGCCCGCTTCGTCTTCCAGTGCTAATGCTTCGTCTGCTGCCCATCCTCATCAGCCCCTACCCCTTATTCCCTATGTGGGTAAATAGCCGCACCCTATGTCTAGATACCTAATGGGTATTCTTCTTCACTAGACAGTCCGTGTTACGAAGGAGGTGCTCCTTCCGAGGTTTCACCTTTATCGGTATTGGGGTTGTAAGCGAGATCAGAAATTAACGCGGTTAGCAATTAACATCGAAGACCTCTGTTTGATGAGTAATTTAGTCACCCAGTTTTTACTCCTTCAACTGAGTGGTCCCTTCAGACGGGTTGCGGGGGCCTTAATGTCAAAATAAGCCCCTAGAACTCCAGCCTCTTTGAGGGATTGTCAGGCAGCCAGACATCCCTAGACCTGATTCTGACACTTGCACATAGCTCGGGGTTGATAGGTTGGCTGCAAAAAATGGCCCTGGACCTGGTATAGAAGGTAATGGCATTGTTAATATATGTTATCTTGTGATATTGTGGGGAAACTTGATGGCTTATGTCATTTGAGGTAGGAAGTTCAAAAATTCATATTGTCATAGTTAAGATTGGTCTCTTAGGTTTAATTGTATATATTGCATAGGCATGAAAATGTTTAACACAGAACTATCAGGTTTGACATCTTCTTTGCTGTGCTGGATTATTATCAAGTGTTCTTCAGTTTACAAACTTCATCGattgcatttgtttttcttgactTTTATGCCAGTACATAAGCTATTCtagcattttcttctgtttgagGTAGATGGGGTCCACACATAAAGATATGTATCTTTAGTTTTGGTGATTGAAAACTGCTTGGTTACAAACCTCATTGGAAAAGCACTTCTTGAAAATTAATAGAGCATTGTTgaattttggttcttttttaggtttaaataataaaacaacgagaggaagatatttttagatgagaggaaaatattttagagcattacattttaatgaaatgataGCCCAAGTTGGTCGTTAATCTCTGGTACCACCTCCCTAGATATCAAGGAGATGGTCTTTTTCCTCTTGATTAAAGATGGCAACCTGATTCATGTTTGCTTTCCCTTCCCATGTTTGCTTTTGTGTCCATTCTGGAACTCCCTGCATTTCCACAGCCTTTCCTGTACCCAGACAAGGAGTGAGACAGAATGACCTCTGAATTTCAACAGCATTCCAGTTGTATAGGCACATGGATTCACTGAGATACGAATCTCAGTAACAGCTGCTAGAAACATCGCTGCTAAGGAGCTTGCTGAGGCCTTTTTGGATGAGGGGAGGATagtggtggggaaaaaaattagtttccTAAAGCATTGGAAAGGTTTTGCTTATTACTGTCTTTTTTACCGTCAGACAGAAAGGTTTTTTGAGATGGAATTAAAAGAACCTGAAATGATTAGAAATACAGCCTGCGTTCTGCACTGGGCAGTGAAATTAAAGGGTTCAGGAGGCAAACACTAACTCCTGCTGTTGTGCTGGGGGCTGTGTGGTAGGGATTGGGTATGCAAAGGTGAGTAACATACTGTTCCCAATGTGAAGGAAGACGTTTTAGCGGGGGAGACAAGAGAAATAGAGATGTAAGTGAGTAATTGCATGTAAGTGAGTAAATGCCATGCCATTTAGAATTTTAGAAGTCTGTTGGACTAGTGAGGGATATGGGAATGGGAAGTGCTCAGCGTTGCCTGGGGGAAACAGGGAAGGCTCCCCCTTTCCCATGCTTGAATTTGGGTCTTGAAGTGAAGAAGAGGGGCAACAGCAAGCATGGTGAACTTGGAGTGACAAGTGTTTGAGTGTGGTTGTAGGAAAGGATTCAAGCTGGGGAAATTAAGAAAGAGATTGTGGGTGGCTGGAGAGAGGTGGAGGCCAGATTTTGATGATCATTGTATAAAATATCAGGAGTTCCATGGGGGAGACTGCAATTGCAAACGGTTCAGTCATTCATGATTTTggctgagcatctttttttgTTATGGATTATTACAATTATGAATATATTAGCTGCTGTGTAAGAGGAGtggagaattttatttattaaatgcctgtgATGGGTCTAGCCCTATTATACCTTCTGTGGAGGATACAGAAAAAATGTAAGGTTTCTGCTTTTTTGAGGAGCTTGCCAATTAATTAACAAGCGAGAATTGAAGTTCATGGCCACCTTTATGCCCATTCAAACCACACTATTACTTTTCAGTTTATTCCAGTCATTTTGTCATTTCAGAACTAGATGGCAAATGTCATGATTTCACTTTGCACTCATTCCAGACATTGTGAAAATAGTATGAATGAGGTGTTAACAGTATGCCCTCTCACCCCTTCGGGGCTGGCTTTTTGAGACTTATTTAGCAAaatccccctttatttttttatttttattttatatatttttattattattttttaatccccctttagaTTCCATCCGCTCTTGAGAACCATGGCCAGGTGGGAACTAACAGGTTCTCTGTGTGTGCTGATGTAGATTAGTGTTTCCTAGTATTTAGTCACTTGTGTACcatcttcacaattttttttgtcaaaattgtttcttatccttttatttgcctgatatttaaaaaaaggtttcacTTCTTAGTTCCATCCTAAGCAACAGTTACTTGTATATAGGTTTCATatagtctgttttgtgtgtgagagagaaagagagacattaaaataaatagcttatttaaaattttgtgaaagtCTATGTTCTGCCTAAAAATTTCTATACTATCTTAAGAAACTCAAGTGATTCGTAACCGATTCTCAGGAAGGAAGGGACTGCTTACCTAGGTCAAGCCCCATGGTGATATTTGAGCccttgttcatatttttaaaagtaatatttgagATCATTTTACTTATGGCTTAATATGTGAAGACTACTATTGACAGACGAGTGGGCAAGAAAAATTACTTGAGTAGAAATGAAAGAACCTTTAGTTGGAGAATGGGAAACTTAAGAatgttaaagaaatggaacagaacaaaggTGAGGTGTCCTGTGACCATGGGCTAGAGTGCTGGCCCGAGTTCCTAGGGCCTGTCAGCTGAGTACCAGAGTTTGTTGGGGAACCTTTGTCTAAAAGAAGTTTGCTGACAGGGATGGGAAGAACAGGACCTCTGGGAGTTCTGAGGCTTTTTGTTGAGTTCTCTCTTAAAGTTGGCACTACTACTAATACTTTTAATGTTTAGGTAGAGAACAGGCTTGAAGGCCACATCATCATTTGGTTTCATTTAAAACTCATTGCCATGCagtatatatttcaaagaaactATGTTTGGTCTAATAAACAATTTTAAggactttggtttaaaaaaagtgttgatcatttacatttaatgaatttttatttccatttcaaatacttgatcagacatttttattttaaattggacCAGGAAATAGTTTCAGCTTAGTTTTGTGATCagaaatgttatctttttttttttttttacgattttatttatttatttgacagagatcacaagtaaggcagagaggcaggcagagagagagcaggggaagcagctcccttctgagcagagagcccccatcccaggaccctgggatcatgacctgagcccgaggcagaggcttaacccactgagccacccaggtgcccgaaatgTTCTTTTATTGTAAAATGTTTCCATCATATGATGTGTACATTTTGTTTTAGGTGAATATCagattatagtttatttttattttattattttttaatgtagtctcTACCcccccaacgtgggactcgaactcacaaccctgagatcaagatacACACActccacctactgagccagaCAGATGTCctgctttcttgatttttttgtttgttggttggtttaaagattttacttgtttagaGAGAGTGCATAGGAGCTTGTGCTtgcgtgtgtggtgtaagggcaaagggagatggggagacagagaatcataagcagaccCTGCCCTGAGCCTGGAGCcacatgcagggctcaatttcaccaccctgagatggagccctgcatcaggctctctgctcaatggagagccctctccctctgcccagcccctcccctgctcgttctctcactctcttgctctatctcaaatctcttaaaaaaaaaaaaaaaagtcagattcttaaccgactgagccacccgggcactccctggtttcttgattttttgaaatgaaatgcaTTATAGAGAGTTTGGATTGCAATTTTGGAGTGAGTCTAGAAAGAACTTTGTTTTATAGTACTTCTCCCTTAGGGACTAAGTACATATTGCAttaatttatcatatttttattttctgttataaatGTGGTATGTTGTTTTGAGGAAGTCTGTGCTCATTATTTTAGCTGAAGCCTATGGACAAAGGACTGTCATAGATTTTAGGCTTATGATTCCCTTTAAttgtttaaagtttttgtttagaTGTAGAAATTCAAAATTTGCTCAGGCTAATGTTTCTGAAGGACTAGTCTTTTTCTAATACATTCTGCAGTGAATATTTTTATCCtaaactacttaaaaattttaattgcctcaataaaaatagataattgaAATTTTCTTGAGGCTTCTGTTACATCACTCTATGGAAAAATGGAAACCATTAGGCTACACCACAAAAAGTATTAAACTGTTACAAAAACcaagtgaaatatatatttataatttaatttttactccTACATCATTAATTCTGGGACATTTGaggtgagaaaaatattttaatcactttttgctctttttttcatctttaaaatggggatcgTATTTATCTTTTATGGTTATTGTGagagttaaaaataatatatgtgaattcctattttaatgtaacattttCAAGTTTTACATAGTTTGGGTTCATGtatataataatttcatatttttaaagtgcaaGGAAACATTTAACCATGTAAGTGTAACTACATATTAACTATTTTTGATAGATTACTGTTAATTAGTttgaaaaaatgctttttattttttggaaaaaatgccTTTTATATTGAAACTGAACAATGACATGTATTATGTTTCCTTAATACATAGAGTACTATGTACTAGAgtacttttgtgttttaatctcATGTAAACTTTTAGTTATGTATCTGTGAAATGAgcataataatagtatctatctcTGGGTTTTTGGGAGGAGGTTattaagaggattaaatgagatatattGCATATTGATCCCTTAATACAATGAGTGCTTGGGACATTGAAGATACTTATTAGCTATTTGTGTTCCTTTAAACTGTTATTCTTTAATTatgtctcatttttgtttttaattataactttttatttaaggTGTAACATCTAGTAAGGTGCATACATTTTAAGTGTACCAtgtgataaaattttaatatgtttagcTATGTAAATACCTTCTAGATCAATATCCAGAAAGTTTTTGTCACTCAGAGTTTCTCTTATTCTCCTCAGTCagttcctctcctttcccttctcagaAGTAATGATTACTCTGACTCTATCACCATAGATTGCCTATACTTGAACTTCTATAAAgggaattatacaatatgttcttttctttctggcttttttttttttttgcttaatacaTTGTGAGATTCATTTGTGCAGTTGCATAtatcagtagtttttttttatgctttgtggcattccattgtatgaatatacggCAACTTACTTATCCTGTACACAGGTATTTAGTTGTTTCCAgtgtttgactctttttttttttttttaaagattttgtttatttatttgacagacagagaccacaagtaggcagagaggcaggcagagagagaggaggaagcaggctctctgccaagcagagagcccgatgtggggcttgatcccaggactctgggatcatgacctgagccgaaggcagaggctttaatccactgagccacccaggcgcccccagtgttTGACTCTTACGGGAAAAAAGCTGCTTTTTTATGTGTACGTCTTCACTGGTGGGTGTTTGCGTTCACTTCTTGTCACTATATGCcgaagagtggaattgctgggtcatggggttgGTGTATGTTTAACTTGAATAGTTACTGCTAAACAGTTTTCCCGAAAGTGGTTCAAACAAATtaacattcctaccagcagtgagTTTGAGTTGCTTCACATCCTGGCCAGCACTTAGTATTGTCATGTCACTCTTactaattttagttattctagtGCTTGTGTATTGGTAACTCATGATTTTaacttgcttttccctttccagtAGTTatcttgaacatcttttcatatgtttatggTCACTTTTGTGAAATACATTtgtttattagtcttttttttatttgggttgtttgcctttttcttactgatttgtcaaatacatttaatgtaaatgtCTTCTCCCAGTGAGCGGATTGCATATTTACTTCCTTCTTAATATCTTGATGAATTGAAGCTCTTAATTTTAACGAAGTCcagtaaatcatttttttctatgattAGTGCTTTTTTTGCATTCCGTTTAAGAAATAGTCATTAActccaaagtcatgaagatagtctactttttgttttttttttttttaagaaactctcATGGTTTTGCTTTTCATAAAGATCTATGCTACTTCCCTAATTTCTGTGCATAGTGTGCAGTTTGATGAGGAATTTCCCTAAATATCCACCCATGTAGCCACAACCCAGATCAAGATTTAGGACATTTCTGATAGCTTTAAGACTCTTCCTAGTTAGTCCTGCACCCTCTCCCCTAGGTAACTCCCTCTGTAGGTACTTGTTAGTGAGCAGGCTTTTGTGGTCATTTGGTGCTATTATTTGAAATGGAAGAATTAACTGGGTCTTTTGTTTTCAGCAGAAACAACAGACAAGTGGTATTTTGGGAATGTTGTTAGTTGGGGCAGGGGATTATATATACTCTTTCACTTGATGGGCAATATAGTTTGACCTGTGTTAAAACATTAGGTTGTATAGTGAGAAGCTCAGCAGTGAGGTTTTTGgtataaatacttagtagtgctaGTAAATACTGCTTTTGATTGACCTTTTCTCTTAACACTTgcaaatatacttattttagtGGTTCAAGTACAGTATATCTAAGTATGTGCGGCAAAAGTCTACTTTTTAGGTCTGATGGTCAGTAACAGGATAAAGAGTTGAAAAATTGAGCTTGGGGAAAATGGAAGGTAGAAAGATGGGAAAGATTGGCCTCCTAGCAAGTGTCTAATTCTATTATAAGAACCTAGCACGCATCAGACAATAGGTGGTGACTATGAAGCCACAAAGTGCAGATATGGGCGGAATGTCAGGGAAGAGGCCCACTGGTTTTAGGAAAGTGCTGATTGTTTCTTGCTGTTAGCATTTCCCCCAGTGGTTTAGTTGAGGAACATACccataatacatacacacacacacacacacacacgtatttttAAGACCTTTAAATTGGAGTAGAATGGATGGAGAAAAATGCACTAATTGAAAGCATTTATAAGTTTCACAAAGTGAATGTATTTGTTTACTAAAGTTCCCTTTGTGCTTCCTCCCACAATCTCTCCCCTAAAATAAAGTATTCTGATTTCAATACCACAGATAGGTGTATAAATGTAGTAATATAATATGTACTGTGTTCGgttgacttcttttgctcagcacCATGTTTATGTGATTGTTCTGTATTACATGGAACAGGGATTTTTTTTGCATTCTCATTGCTGTAGTAGAAGTATATTTGATGAGCTTAGATAATCCTAGGGGGCAATTatctgcttaaatatttttttccctaaagcagTTTCTAACACAGTGTTACTGTAGGGACTGGGGTAGCTTTCTTACTGACCTATTGAGAGAAACTGTGGTACCTGGGGGATACTGGGAAGTAGTAACAGGTTTTTCCTTAATAGCCAGTGCATGACCTTGGTGGTAAAGAAGTTATGAACCTCCttgcatttcttctgttttctgaaatgtatttACTTTTGCTAGTAGaaagtttgtgattttttttttttttttttagaattatataCTTTAGCAGTAACAGTAATAGTTAAGGTTTGTTGAGCTTCTGCTAGAAGTATAGTGCAGAGTGCTTTACTTAAGTTACCTGATTTTGTTTTTACCCAAACTAATGTTGTATTCATGTTCCACAGATTGAGGTTTCAGTCAGTGCAAATGAATCCATTCTTTACACTTATGTTAGAACGTGTGTGGCCTGTGTTTTCTGACCCTTTGCTCTTTTCACGAATAGGTATGTCATTGACGGTGCCACCGCTCTTTGGTGTGCAGCAGGAGCCGGACATTTTGAAGTTGTTAAACTTCTAGTCAGCCATGGAGCCAATGTGAACCACACCACAGTGACTAACTCGACCCCGCTGCGGGCAGCGTGCTTTGATGGTAGACTGGACATTGTGAAATACTTGGTTGAAAATAATGCCAACATCAGCATCGCCAACAAGTACGACAACACCTGCCTGATGATTGCAGCATATAAGGGACACACGGATGTGGTCAGGTACCTTTTAGAACAGCGTGCTGATCCCAATGCTAAAGCACATTGTGGAGCCACAGCGCTGCACTTCGCAGCTGAAGCCGGGCACATAGATATTGTGAAGGAGCTGATAAAATGGCGTGCTGCTATAGTAGTGAACGGCCACGGGATGACACCCTTAAAAGTAGCTGCCGAAAGCTGTAAAGCTGATGTTGTCGAACTGTTGCTCTCTCATGCTGATTGTGACCGAAGAAGTCGCATTGAAGCTTTGGAACTCTTGGGTGCCTCCTTTGCAAATGACCGCGAGAACTATGACATCATGAAGACGTACCACTATTTATATTTAGCCATGCTGGAGAGGTTTCAGGATGGTGATAACATTCTGGAGAAAGAGGTTCTCCCACCGATCCACGCTTATGGGAATAGAACTGAATGTAGAAATCCTCAGGAACTGGAATCCATTCGGCAAGACAGAGATGCTCTTCATATGGAAGGCCTTATAGTTCGGGAACGGATTTTAGGTGCTGACAATATTGATGTTTCCCATCCCATCATTTACAGGGGAGCTGTTTATGCGGATAACATGGAATTCGAACAGTGTATCAAGTTGTGGCTGCATGCCCTGCACCTGAGACAGAAAGGGAACAGGAATACCCACAAGGATCTTCTTCGATTTGCTCAAGTTTTTTCACAGATGATACATTTGAATGAAACTGTGAAGGCCCCAGACATAGAATGTGTTTTGAGATGCAGTGTTTTGGAAATAGAGCAGAGTATGAACAGAGTAAAAAATATTCCAGATGCTGATGTCCACAATGCTATGGACAATTATGAATGTAATCtctatacttttctgtatttagTGTGCATCTCCACCAAAACACAGTGCAGTGAAGAAGATCAGTGCAAAATTAATAAGCAGATCTACAACCTGATTcaccttgatcccagaactcggGAAGGTTTCACCTTGTTGCATCTAGCCGTCAACTCGAATACCCCGGTTGATGATTTCCACACCAATGATGTCTGCAGCTTTCCCAATGCACTCGTCACAAAGCTGCTGCTGGACTGTGGTGCTGAGGTGAATGCTGTAGACAATGAGGGGAATAGTGCCCTCCACATTATCGTTCAGTACAACAGGCCCATCAGTGATTTTTTAACCTTGCACTCTATCATCATTAGCCTGGTTGAAGCTGGCGCTCACACTGACATgacaaataaacagaataagACTCCACTAGACAAAAGTACCACTGGGGTATCTGAAATACTACTTAAAACTCAAATGAAGATGAGTCTCAAGTGCCTGGCTGCCCGAGCAGTTCGGGCTAATGACATTAACTACCAAGATCAGATCCCCAGAACTCTTGAAGAGTTTGTTGGATTTCATTAAGTGACTGGATATGTAAAATCGTTTAATGTGGTGCTAAAAAGTAAAGGACTTTAATCACAGACAATAGAATTATGTGTTCataaattctacttttctttccactaccttcctccctccccatccatcTTTAGTTCTGTATTTGGTCTTTCTGCCTCATAACGGTTATTGATTTCAAATACACTTTAAACAAAGCCACATTGTTTAGGTGTAACTATAAGGTATCTGAATATTGGtcacttaacttttcttttttctttgtttgtgtctttttttaattgaagtataattgagatatttagtttcaggtatacaacataatgattcaacatttgtattttttttttttttaaggaatgagtataaaatattttgtttatgttaCAAGGGACATTTATGATTTGAAGttgataatgttttaaaaaactgccTACAAAAGTATTTCTGTTAAGCCTGTGTCAGCGTGTTATCCTTGCAGCAGTTTTGAGGATCTCatgaagaaaaacaactaaaaaggACCATTAAGAGTAACGGGATACCTAGGTGTTCTGCATGTGCCAAACTGCTGTAGGTAGTCTTCGCTCTTCCAATATTTATGTGGAGTGATACAACACATGATAACATCAGGAGGATTTCAAAAAATATAGCTGCAGCTTAATCTGAAAATGTGCTAATTTAACAATagttacacatttaaaatttcaatccATTGAAATTGTTGCATTATGCTGAGTGGTATATACAAAGTAGTAATAATCTTAAAGCAATGTTTCAGAGAATACTGATGGACTACTTGCCTTTAGgcttaaattctaaaattctttgaAGTCTGTTTTAATGTAATTTCTCTAAATTGCAGCAATCTGCATTTGACTCAGCTCACAGACATGTAAAAATTATGAATGCTATGTTTTCTTATGAAACAAATTGTTATAATATAGTTACACATTCTGTTTttgtccctttctccctttcctcctgtgtGGTCTCTTAAAATTTGGAAACTGCTTTTCCAGAGGGCATTGTTTGTGTGCCCCCCCCAATAAGGTGTTTATGACAGATGAAAAGGAACCCAagatatttgtgattttttttttcactttctctacTTTGTCCCTTATAACTAGTAGGAAAATCGCTAGTGTGGTATAGGAAATTAAATGGTTTTGATGATAAGAATAATTTGCAATGCTCTTTTGAAAGGTGTTTCTGTGAGAGCTGCAAGTTTTTCAACCGCAAAATGTCACGGATTCTGATAGGCTATGCAGAGgtctctgtgtttttttctgttctgtttaaaTGGCAGCATTTTAACTGTCAGACTGAAAGTATTCTGTGATTATCTTTTAAGCATCACAGAAATTCAAGTAAAGGGTACACACCTATTGatgttaaaaatgataaagtaaaattagctatatctgtatttttctctctagTGCCAAATGAATGCCTTAGCTACTCATAGTGCATGGTACTGTAAGTGAAGAcctgcagcttttttttttctttaatgaaaagcATTATGATTGTGTAGTACCATCAGatataaactaaaaaaacaaacagccctCCCCAACGTTTATGATTTCAGTGGTCATTTTATGTATGCATATTGTTTTGTGAAGTAGAAGAGAAGGATCGCAGTTGGATCAGTAGGAAATATAATGACCAAGCCAAAAGTAGCACCTAGGGccttaaataaaatagataccCCATGAAATGAAATAGTTTGAAGGGTGGGAGGAAATGGCAGGTGGGAAGCTTAAAAACTTTTCCCCCAGGAGTGCAAGATACTTTTCCAGCTACTGTAGTTACTCTTCATGTTCTTGCTTCAGCTGGGAATGTTTTGATAGTAAATTCTGTCATggtaatgtatttttgttttcctaaccTGAGGTTTTTACAAGGAGGGTTTTTAGGATGGTTTAAAGGGAGGTATTTGAGCCCTAATTTGAAAATTACAGGCCTTGCTCCTCTGGTATGAATCGAGGAAATACTGTACCTTGCTCTTGGCAACTCTCATGGCctgaaagagaaaatgcatgGCCTCAAGGTGAGTGAATCCTGCCTTTTCCACAGCTTAGATCAGACCCTGTGTTTTTTAGACTTCAGGGCCTGCTTTGATAGCCTGAGGAGTGGCTCTGATACTTGGTATTCAGTTGGTTCCATTATTAATGTGTATGATTTTTAAACACCAAAACTTTAAATATCAGATAATGTTGcatgttttaaaaaccatttcaTCCCTTTGGCTATCCAGGACCAGCGCTACTTTAGGTattgcttatttataaaatgagaataatgattaTATGTACATATTCAGACATCAAAATTTAATGACAGTGTTTTTGAGAAGGGATGAAtgctggagaaaataaaactgctgATTGAAATGCTGACAGAGTtggagaaagaatttgaagaccGTGGAATAAACTATGAACTCTGCTAATGGTAACACATTTTTTTACTATAGTATAGTAGTACATTGTTCACTCTATTGCTAAGGATCTAAGTTTGTCTTGTAAAATAAGTCCAAGTATGTATTGTGAAACATCTGTATAAAACCATTCTTGAAACAAGTGATCTACAtgcctgttttttatttcttttggtagaattattttaaatctgtttagCCAAATCCTTCACAAgcttaagggttttttttgttttgtgtctgtgtgtgtgtgtgttttaaggaaaataaatcgGTAAGAAAGATAATCTGTATCTCCGCTCATTGAGAATTCTAGGCTCCATTTCCAGCCACTTTTGTCATTTCCAGTTTA
This Mustela nigripes isolate SB6536 chromosome 13, MUSNIG.SB6536, whole genome shotgun sequence DNA region includes the following protein-coding sequences:
- the FEM1B gene encoding protein fem-1 homolog B; its protein translation is MEGLAGYVYKAASEGKVLTLAALLLNRSESDIRYLLGYVSQQGGQRSTPLIIAARNGHAKVVRLLLEHYRVQTQQTGTVRFDGYVIDGATALWCAAGAGHFEVVKLLVSHGANVNHTTVTNSTPLRAACFDGRLDIVKYLVENNANISIANKYDNTCLMIAAYKGHTDVVRYLLEQRADPNAKAHCGATALHFAAEAGHIDIVKELIKWRAAIVVNGHGMTPLKVAAESCKADVVELLLSHADCDRRSRIEALELLGASFANDRENYDIMKTYHYLYLAMLERFQDGDNILEKEVLPPIHAYGNRTECRNPQELESIRQDRDALHMEGLIVRERILGADNIDVSHPIIYRGAVYADNMEFEQCIKLWLHALHLRQKGNRNTHKDLLRFAQVFSQMIHLNETVKAPDIECVLRCSVLEIEQSMNRVKNIPDADVHNAMDNYECNLYTFLYLVCISTKTQCSEEDQCKINKQIYNLIHLDPRTREGFTLLHLAVNSNTPVDDFHTNDVCSFPNALVTKLLLDCGAEVNAVDNEGNSALHIIVQYNRPISDFLTLHSIIISLVEAGAHTDMTNKQNKTPLDKSTTGVSEILLKTQMKMSLKCLAARAVRANDINYQDQIPRTLEEFVGFH